The Hypanus sabinus isolate sHypSab1 chromosome 3, sHypSab1.hap1, whole genome shotgun sequence genome contains a region encoding:
- the LOC132390799 gene encoding uncharacterized protein LOC132390799 yields MPKKRRKMLTKLFYMFWVMNCVWFHLLLVPVTGQLTADDGAPEGSNPLRAYLTVAIVLLVMVLVVCLAAIIGVALIYFKLSQIQKMLSEKDEETYAQIGSNLPHFTHVRKDQDLTSTSANTKGNNAIMETSNEHDKEKRPSNCRYLKLPDRVVQAISLEFPKEAKHDTEATTHSKGARMNGQLTENIPKYSSPPSYDNFSRNSSPGELNNSQRNILQQSKESQTFSPAASNDSIITQTNQKAAKKTKVQPVAVSPESSSLDSNNYAIYDVPRPCTCSMTCHAVPWPSPASDFHHNPLKRSFSEIGPSAFEVPLEIVQDNKYAVPRPVTFPSHGNYETEFKDMTKSSSKDSGVLSCVDSQLLDFIPEGNEPHLDSKNNLENKQRQAADKESIENKTVFI; encoded by the exons GTACCTGTGACAGGACAGTTAACTGCTGATGATGGAGCACCAGAAGGTTCCAATCCACTTCGGGCATATTTAACGGTGGCTATTGTCCTGCTTGTGATGGTTTTGGTAGTGTGCCTTGCAGCTATCATTGGAGTAGCTCTCATCTATTTTAAACTGAGCcag ATCCAGAAAATGCTGTCAGAAAAAGATGAAGAGACATATGCACAAATTGGCTCCAACCTACCTCATTTTACACATGTAAGAAAGGATCAGGACTTGACCAGTACCAGCGCAAACACAAAAGGAAACAATGCCATCATGGAAACAAGCAATGAACATGACAAGGAAAAGAGGCCAAGCAATTGTCGTTACCTCAAGCTTCCTGACAGGGTAGTTCAAGCCATTTCTCTGGAGTTCCCTAAAGAAGCAAAACATGACACAGAAGCAACAACACACTCCAAAGGGGCCAGAATGAATGGACAATTGACAGAGAATATCCCAAAATATTCCTCACCACCATCTTATGACAATTTTTCCAGGAATAGCTCTCCAGGAGAGCTGAATAATTCCCAGAGGAACATCCTTCAGCAGTCCAAAGAATCTCAAACATTCAGTCCTGCTGCAAGCAATGATTCCATCATTACTCAAACCAATCAGAAAGCTGCAAAGAAGACAAAGGTGCAGCCAGTAGCAGTGAGTCCAGAGTCCTCTTCTCTTGACTCAAATAATTATGCCATTTATGATGTTCCTCGGCCTTGCACTTGCTCCATGACGTGCCATGCTGTTCCGTGGCCTTCTCCGGCTTCAGATTTCCACCACAATCCTTTGAAGCGCTCCTTTAGTGAGATTGGCCCTTCGGCTTTCGAAGTACCCCTCGAAATAGTCCAGGATAACAAGTATGCAGTGCCTAGACCTGTGACTTTTCCAAGCCATGGAAACTATGAAACTGAATTTAAAGATATGACAAAATCATCATCCAAGGACTCGGGCGTGCTTTCCTGCGTAGACTCCCAATTGCTGGATTTCATACCTGAGGGGAATGAGCCCCATCTTGACTCAAAAAATAATCTGGAGAACAAGCAAAGACAAGCTGCTGATAAGGAATCCATTGAAAACAAAACtgtatttatttaa